One stretch of Burkholderia oklahomensis C6786 DNA includes these proteins:
- a CDS encoding acyl carrier protein, with amino-acid sequence MKTETMLIQILESVIGVKKVTGDTRFLDIGGNSLNLVEVLKQIKAKTGVAPSPRLFFDKTRSTVTALSAEIDALRELSNAAAPVAG; translated from the coding sequence ATGAAAACCGAAACGATGTTGATTCAGATTCTGGAGAGCGTGATCGGCGTCAAGAAAGTGACGGGCGACACCCGTTTTCTGGACATCGGCGGCAATTCGCTCAATCTCGTCGAAGTGCTGAAGCAGATCAAGGCGAAGACGGGCGTCGCGCCGTCGCCGAGGCTGTTCTTCGACAAGACGCGCTCGACGGTGACGGCGTTGAGCGCCGAAATCGACGCGCTGCGCGAACTCAGCAACGCCGCGGCTCCGGTCGCGGGCTGA
- a CDS encoding amino acid adenylation domain-containing protein → MARHIVQAIQSHAFGTPYKCALSDSRGDLNYADLDRFSTRFAMRLQDLGCRPGDRVAMLASRRALLVAAIIGVFRAGCVHVPLDPRMPADRLRYILHDVAPTLVIADEDLTDALEHALPSAAPIMPVGELERLLADDDSARLDALVQPLPLPPLDETAIAYCIYTSGSTGRPKGVLINHRSIADFFEGTRVVYDVTPQSRCASFSPLHFDVYLMDMLFPLAQGASLYVHDDVNAPDLLFDAIRTHDVTHFSAWGMMLGLIAQAGEFETAPLPHLKTILTGTDVPDVKTIQRWLRKNAGVQVINAYGPTEATCASTAHVIREIEPERRALYPIGKPLEHVRALLVDERGEPITAPGVPGELMIGGTQVMQGYWNLTEETAARLVRLDGVPFYRTGDVCTYLADGSLYYLGRKDNEVKIGGYRIHLSEIQRVINSVPHVYGSEVVLLESRYGETLLAAGVLFERGASLDAEPQVDEIKRRLAAELPAYMVPRHVTVLEQFPQLSSGKTDRKALLSILQHRINESNQEEVNS, encoded by the coding sequence ATGGCCAGACACATCGTTCAAGCAATCCAGTCTCATGCGTTCGGCACGCCGTACAAATGCGCGTTGTCCGATTCGCGCGGCGATCTCAACTACGCCGATCTCGACCGTTTCAGCACTCGTTTCGCGATGCGCCTGCAGGATCTGGGCTGCCGCCCGGGCGATCGCGTCGCGATGCTGGCGAGCCGCCGCGCGCTTTTGGTCGCGGCGATCATCGGCGTGTTCAGGGCGGGCTGCGTGCATGTGCCGCTCGATCCGCGCATGCCGGCCGACCGCTTGCGCTACATCCTGCACGACGTCGCACCGACGCTCGTGATCGCCGACGAGGACTTGACCGACGCGCTCGAGCACGCGCTGCCGTCCGCTGCGCCGATCATGCCGGTCGGCGAGCTCGAGCGGCTCCTCGCCGACGACGATTCGGCGCGGCTCGATGCGCTCGTGCAGCCGCTGCCGCTGCCGCCGCTCGACGAAACCGCGATTGCGTACTGCATCTATACGTCCGGCTCGACCGGTCGCCCGAAAGGCGTGCTGATCAATCATCGCAGCATCGCCGACTTCTTCGAAGGCACGCGCGTCGTCTACGACGTCACGCCGCAATCCCGATGCGCGAGCTTCTCGCCGCTGCATTTCGACGTGTATCTGATGGACATGCTGTTCCCGCTCGCGCAGGGCGCGTCTTTGTACGTGCACGACGACGTGAACGCGCCCGACTTGCTGTTCGACGCGATTCGCACGCACGACGTCACGCATTTCTCCGCGTGGGGCATGATGCTCGGCCTGATCGCGCAGGCGGGCGAATTCGAGACCGCGCCGCTGCCGCACCTGAAGACGATCCTCACCGGCACCGACGTGCCGGACGTGAAGACGATCCAGCGCTGGCTCAGGAAGAACGCGGGCGTGCAGGTGATCAACGCATACGGGCCGACCGAGGCGACCTGCGCGTCGACTGCGCACGTGATCCGTGAAATCGAGCCCGAGCGGCGCGCGCTCTATCCGATCGGCAAGCCGCTCGAGCACGTGCGGGCGCTGCTCGTCGACGAGCGCGGCGAGCCGATCACGGCGCCCGGCGTGCCGGGCGAGCTGATGATCGGCGGCACGCAGGTGATGCAGGGCTACTGGAATTTGACGGAGGAGACGGCGGCGCGGCTCGTTCGTCTGGACGGCGTGCCTTTCTATCGGACGGGCGACGTCTGCACGTATCTCGCCGACGGCAGCCTGTACTACTTGGGCCGCAAGGACAATGAAGTGAAGATCGGCGGCTATCGGATCCATTTGAGCGAAATCCAGCGGGTCATCAACAGCGTGCCGCACGTGTACGGATCGGAGGTCGTGCTGCTCGAATCGCGCTACGGCGAGACGCTGCTCGCCGCCGGCGTGCTGTTCGAGCGAGGCGCGTCGCTCGATGCCGAGCCGCAGGTCGACGAGATCAAGCGGCGCCTCGCGGCGGAGCTGCCCGCCTACATGGTGCCTCGCCACGTCACGGTTCTCGAGCAGTTTCCGCAGTTGTCATCGGGAAAGACGGATCGCAAAGCGCTTCTGTCGATATTGCAACACCGCATCAACGAAAGTAACCAGGAGGAAGTGAATTCATGA
- a CDS encoding LysR family transcriptional regulator, whose protein sequence is MKITLDELQTFATVVDTGSITAAAQQLELTVSATSRTLGRLEKKLQTTLLRRTTRRLELTEEGRAFLQNARAIIESVERAEEQMAARRERPSGRLRVDAATPFMLHVVVPLVNGYRTRYPHVELELNSNDEIIDLLERRTDVAIRIGRLKDSTLHSRAIGSSRLRILASPQYLDVHGNPRRVDDLDKHTLLGFNQPESLNQWPVLGRDGEPYRIAPALASSSGETLRQLALQGAGIVCLSDFMTARDRDEGRLVQLLPRQTREVLQPIHAVYYRNTAISSRIASFVDYLADEMKRIGLQRP, encoded by the coding sequence ATGAAAATTACGCTCGACGAATTGCAGACGTTCGCGACCGTGGTCGACACGGGATCGATCACCGCGGCCGCGCAGCAACTGGAGCTGACCGTGTCGGCGACGAGCCGCACGCTCGGCCGGCTCGAGAAGAAACTGCAGACGACGCTGCTGCGCCGGACGACGCGCCGTCTGGAACTGACCGAGGAGGGACGCGCATTCCTGCAGAACGCGCGTGCGATCATCGAATCGGTCGAGCGCGCGGAAGAGCAGATGGCCGCGCGCCGCGAACGGCCGTCCGGGCGGCTGCGCGTCGATGCCGCGACGCCGTTCATGCTGCATGTCGTCGTGCCGCTCGTGAACGGCTATCGCACGCGCTATCCGCACGTCGAGCTGGAGCTCAACAGCAACGACGAGATCATCGATCTGCTCGAACGCCGCACCGACGTCGCAATCCGGATCGGTCGCCTGAAGGATTCGACGCTGCATAGCCGCGCGATCGGCAGCAGCCGGCTGAGGATCCTCGCGAGTCCTCAGTATCTGGACGTGCACGGAAATCCGCGGCGCGTCGACGACCTCGACAAGCACACGCTCCTCGGCTTCAACCAGCCGGAATCGCTGAATCAGTGGCCGGTGCTCGGGCGGGACGGCGAGCCTTACAGGATTGCTCCGGCGCTGGCGTCGTCGAGCGGCGAGACGCTCAGGCAACTCGCGTTGCAGGGTGCCGGCATTGTCTGCCTGTCCGATTTCATGACCGCACGAGACCGCGACGAAGGGCGGCTCGTGCAATTGCTTCCGCGCCAGACGCGCGAAGTGTTGCAGCCGATTCATGCGGTCTATTACCGCAATACGGCGATCTCGTCGCGAATCGCGTCGTTCGTCGATTATCTGGCTGACGAGATGAAACGCATCGGATTGCAACGCCCGTGA
- a CDS encoding MFS transporter, producing the protein MPVALLALTLSAFAIGTTEFVIVGLIPTIAADLRVSLPSAGLLVSLYALSVAVGAPLLTALTGRVPRKSLLAALMALFTIGNLVAWRAPGYESLIVARVLTGLAHGVFFSVGSVIATTLVPKDKAASAIATMFSGMTVAFVAGIPLGTFIGQHFGWRTTFVVVAAFGVVALVGALAFIPRGLPHARPAPLVEQARALAHPRLLLVYAMTAVGYGGSLIAFTFMAPLLEQIAGFTPSQVTLVLVAYGVSVAAGNVWGGKLADRLGPVGALKRIFLLLAAVLFALTFAVHHAALVVSTMLAWGAVAFGNVPGLQVYVVKQARHFAPQSAEVASGFNIAAFNLGVAGGSSLGGLVVAHIGLGHTPWIAGAVTLGALALTALSGRLDRRAGLPERTADAVALAH; encoded by the coding sequence ATGCCTGTCGCCCTCCTCGCGCTGACGCTCAGCGCCTTCGCCATCGGCACGACCGAGTTCGTGATCGTCGGCCTGATTCCCACCATCGCGGCCGATTTGCGCGTGAGCCTGCCGTCCGCCGGGCTGCTCGTGAGCCTTTACGCGCTGAGCGTCGCGGTCGGCGCGCCGCTGCTGACCGCGTTGACTGGCCGCGTACCGCGCAAGTCGCTGCTCGCCGCGCTGATGGCGCTCTTCACGATCGGCAACCTCGTCGCGTGGCGCGCGCCCGGCTATGAGTCGCTGATCGTCGCACGCGTGCTGACCGGGCTTGCGCACGGCGTGTTCTTCTCGGTCGGCTCCGTGATCGCGACGACGCTCGTGCCGAAGGACAAGGCGGCAAGCGCGATTGCAACGATGTTCAGCGGGATGACCGTCGCGTTCGTCGCCGGCATTCCGCTCGGCACATTCATCGGCCAGCACTTCGGCTGGCGCACGACGTTCGTCGTCGTCGCCGCGTTCGGCGTCGTCGCGCTCGTCGGCGCGCTCGCATTCATCCCGCGCGGCCTGCCGCATGCGCGCCCCGCGCCGCTCGTCGAGCAGGCCCGTGCGCTCGCGCATCCGCGGCTCCTGCTCGTCTATGCGATGACGGCGGTCGGCTATGGCGGCTCGCTGATCGCGTTCACGTTCATGGCGCCGCTCCTCGAGCAGATTGCGGGCTTCACGCCGTCGCAGGTGACTCTCGTGCTCGTCGCCTACGGCGTGTCGGTCGCGGCCGGCAACGTCTGGGGCGGCAAGCTCGCGGATCGTCTCGGCCCGGTCGGCGCGCTGAAGCGCATCTTCCTGCTGCTCGCGGCCGTACTGTTCGCGCTGACCTTCGCCGTCCACCACGCGGCGCTCGTTGTATCGACGATGCTCGCCTGGGGCGCCGTCGCGTTCGGCAACGTGCCGGGACTGCAAGTCTACGTCGTCAAGCAGGCGCGGCACTTCGCGCCGCAATCGGCAGAAGTCGCATCGGGATTCAACATCGCCGCGTTCAACCTCGGCGTCGCGGGCGGTTCGTCGCTCGGCGGGCTCGTCGTCGCGCACATCGGCCTCGGCCACACGCCGTGGATCGCAGGCGCGGTCACGCTCGGCGCGCTCGCGCTGACGGCGCTGAGCGGCCGCCTCGATCGTCGAGCGGGCTTGCCCGAGCGAACCGCCGACGCCGTCGCGCTCGCGCATTGA
- a CDS encoding chlorinating enzyme codes for MQKRFHLSEAEQKFFYENGYAGPFTLYEPEEMTRVWEDVRMDLLDVTKAAFPNSKLNYDRHLDMPALNQIISHPKIVDRISSILGPNVLSWRTEWFPKYPGDEGTDWHQAESFVEFEGTEKLEPTAAEEGRPWELTAWVAMSEATKENGCLKLMPGSHRTWYFDEKRNIPFEPENFNKRVLDDGQKSGFYGYDYEKLKLDPSWKPDEARAVHMEVKPGQFFIFTSRCMHGSNPNTSKDSVRFGWATRFVPTHVKVYSGQDAFHHFGEVLPLDRYSTVLVAGEDRYGHNRVTKPLAAAAALA; via the coding sequence ATGCAAAAGCGTTTTCACCTGTCGGAAGCCGAGCAGAAGTTCTTTTACGAGAACGGGTATGCCGGCCCGTTCACGCTGTACGAGCCGGAAGAGATGACCCGTGTCTGGGAAGACGTGCGAATGGATCTGCTCGACGTGACGAAGGCGGCGTTCCCGAACAGCAAGCTCAACTACGATCGCCATCTCGACATGCCTGCTCTGAACCAGATCATCAGCCATCCGAAGATCGTCGACCGGATCTCGAGCATCCTCGGCCCGAACGTGCTGAGCTGGCGCACCGAGTGGTTCCCGAAATATCCGGGCGACGAAGGCACCGACTGGCACCAGGCCGAGAGCTTCGTCGAGTTCGAGGGCACCGAGAAGCTCGAGCCGACGGCGGCCGAAGAAGGGCGCCCATGGGAGCTGACCGCATGGGTTGCGATGAGCGAGGCGACGAAGGAGAACGGTTGCCTGAAGCTGATGCCGGGCAGCCATCGCACCTGGTACTTCGACGAGAAGCGCAACATCCCGTTCGAGCCGGAGAACTTCAACAAGCGCGTGCTCGACGACGGCCAGAAGTCGGGCTTCTACGGCTACGACTACGAGAAGCTGAAGCTCGATCCGAGCTGGAAGCCGGACGAGGCGCGCGCGGTGCACATGGAAGTGAAGCCGGGCCAGTTCTTCATCTTCACGTCGCGCTGTATGCACGGCTCGAATCCGAACACGAGCAAGGATTCGGTGCGCTTCGGCTGGGCGACGCGCTTCGTGCCGACTCACGTGAAGGTCTACTCGGGCCAGGACGCGTTCCACCACTTCGGCGAAGTGCTGCCGCTCGACCGCTACT